A portion of the Glycine max cultivar Williams 82 chromosome 10, Glycine_max_v4.0, whole genome shotgun sequence genome contains these proteins:
- the LOC100808587 gene encoding pentatricopeptide repeat-containing protein At3g09650, chloroplastic: protein MNATLLQPPLSPFQRATTTNSPEPRDQKLLSLLRDRKTEEAWLAYSHSTHLPNPTCLSRLVSQLSYQNTLSSLTRAQSIVTRLRNERQLHRLDANCLGLLAVSATKANHTLYAASLLRSMLRSGYLPHVKAWTAVVACLASSPDRGDGPAEALQLFRSVTRRLRRLPDPAMAAASRPDTAAVNAALNACANLGDPRAFLQVFDEMPQFNVAPDALSYNTMIKLCCRIGRKDLLVFVLERVLQLEIPFCVTTLQSLVSAYVEFGDLETAEKLVQAMREERRDICRVLKECSNLEYSSGNESSDDDDDDDDDDDDDNDCIFEKLLPNLVDQSGNEVEPPLLPKGYAPNTRTYTTLMKGYMNAGRVSDTVRMLEAMRRLDDKGSQPDHVSYTTVVSALVKVGAMDRARQVLAEMTRIGVPANLITYNVLLKGYCKQLQIDKARELLKEMVDDAGIQPDVVSYNILIDGCILVDDSAGALSFFNEMRARGIAPTKISYTTLMKAFAYSGQPKLAHRVFNEMDSDPRVKVDLIAWNMLVEGYCRLGLVEEAKKVVQKMKESGFHPDVGTYGSLANGIALARKPGEALLLWNEVKERCEVGKEGGKSDSSVPPLKPDGALLDTIADICVRAAFFRKALEIVACMEENGIPPNKTKFTRIYVEMHSRMFTSKHASRARQDRRVERKRAAEAFKFWLGLPNSYYDGSEWRLEPMEGYGNTSDSV, encoded by the coding sequence ATGAACGCCACACTCTTACAACCCCCACTCTCTCCCTTCCAACGCGCCACCACCACAAACTCCCCGGAACCCCGCGACCAGAAGCTTCTCTCCCTCCTTCGAGACCGCAAAACCGAAGAAGCCTGGCTCGCTTACTCCCACTCCACGCACCTCCCTAACCCCACCTGCCTCAGTCGCTTGGTCTCTCAGCTCTCTTACCAGAACACACTCTCTTCTCTCACGCGCGCCCAGTCCATCGTCACCCGCCTCCGCAATGAGCGCCAGCTTCACCGCCTCGACGCCAACTGCCTCGGCCTCCTCGCCGTCTCCGCCACCAAGGCCAACCACACGCTCTACGCCGCCTCCCTCCTCCGCTCCATGCTCCGCTCCGGCTACCTCCCCCACGTTAAGGCCTGGACCGCCGTCGTCGCCTGCCTCGCCTCCTCCCCTGACCGCGGCGATGGCCCCGCCGAGGCCCTCCAGCTCTTCCGCTCCGTCACGCGCCGCCTCCGCCGGCTCCCCGACCCCGCCATGGCCGCCGCGTCGCGCCCCGACACGGCCGCCGTCAACGCCGCGCTCAACGCCTGCGCCAATTTGGGTGATCCCAGGGCCTTCTTGCAGGTGTTCGATGAAATGCCGCAGTTCAATGTTGCCCCTGATGCGTTGAGTTATAACACTATGATTAAGCTGTGTTGTAGAATTGGTAGAAAGGACTTGCTTGTGTTTGTTCTGGAGAGGGTTCTTCAGTTGGAGATTCCTTTTTGTGTCACCACTTTGCAGTCCCTTGTTTCTGCTTATGTTGAGTTTGGTGATTTGGAAACTGCTGAGAAATTGGTTCAGGCAATGAGGGAAGAAAGGAGGGATATTTGTAGGGTGCTGAAGGAGTGTAGCAATTTAGAGTATTCGAGTGGTAATGAATcaagtgatgatgatgatgatgatgatgatgatgatgatgatgacaatgattgCATTTTTGAGAAGTTGCTTCCGAATTTGGTCGATCAAAGTGGCAATGAGGTTGAACCACCCTTGTTGCCAAAAGGTTATGCTCCAAACACTAGGACTTACACCACTCTAATGAAGGGTTATATGAATGCAGGACGTGTGAGTGATACGGTGAGGATGCTTGAGGCGATGCGGCGGCTGGATGATAAGGGTAGTCAACCTGATCATGTTTCCTACACCACTGTGGTTTCGGCACTTGTTAAGGTGGGTGCCATGGACCGCGCTCGTCAGGTTCTTGCTGAGATGACCAGGATTGGCGTGCCTGCGAATTTGATAACTTACAATGTTCTCCTCAAGGGTTATTGCAAACAGCTGCAGATAGATAAGGCAAGGGAATTGCTCAAGGAGATGGTTGATGATGCAGGGATACAGCCGGATGTGGTGTCTTATAACATACTCATTGATGGGTGTATACTGGTGGATGACAGTGCTGGGGCTCTTTCCTTCTTTAATGAGATGAGAGCAAGAGGAATAGCTCCCACCAAGATTAGTTACACTACTTTGATGAAGGCTTTCGCATACTCGGGTCAGCCGAAGCTTGCTCACAGAGTGTTTAACGAGATGGACAGTGACCCTCGGGTGAAGGTGGATTTGATCGCGTGGAACATGTTGGTGGAAGGATATTGCAGGTTGGGGTTGGTGGAAGAGGCGAAGAAAGTGGTTCAGAAGATGAAGGAGAGTGGATTTCACCCTGATGTGGGCACTTATGGCAGTTTAGCCAACGGAATTGCATTGGCAAGGAAACCCGGAGAGGCACTTCTGCTTTGGAACGAAGTGAAGGAGAGGTGTGAGGTGGGAAAGGAAGGGGGGAAATCTGATTCTTCTGTTCCTCCGTTGAAACCGGATGGAGCGCTTTTAGATACTATTGCTGATATCTGTGTGAGGGCTGCTTTCTTTAGAAAGGCATTGGAAATAGTGGCTTGCATGGAGGAGAATGGGATACCTCCCAACAAGACCAAGTTTACTAGAATCTATGTGGAAATGCATTCAAGAATGTTTACTAGTAAGCATGCTTCAAGGGCTAGACAAGACAGAAGAGTAGAGAGGAAAAGGGCTGCTGAGGCGTTTAAGTTTTGGCTGGGTTTGCCTAATTCCTATTATGATGGAAGTGAGTGGCGGTTAGAACCTATGGAAGGGTATGGCAATACCTCTGATTCGGTTTAG